In one window of Henckelia pumila isolate YLH828 chromosome 1, ASM3356847v2, whole genome shotgun sequence DNA:
- the LOC140876242 gene encoding uncharacterized protein yields MELTMNSSQTNHMISDGKKHGGGGCVIRGAFHILTSTLLSLLLPLSFLVLARLATVKYYLSISDNSLFLNKTPTTTLLLLVSVISASTLAQGLTGFLSQRRSSTRRRHLCAAWSFLCLLQLCVGVGVEGSVATGLDGSSFGQGKGLLCRVVFFLGLHETTRFWWRTVVKPVVDDTVFGVYVREEEGWLVKVAMGVGFGCLWWWRVRDEVEALAAVAEVKRELMMGIGVSDFVGWWLYYITVTIGMVGIVKGLIGVLMFLVCNNNNCKTREDCNKPTPNDEKV; encoded by the coding sequence atggagttGACGATGAATTCATCACAAACTAATCATATGATCAGTGACGGCAAGAAACATGGCGGCGGCGGATGTGTCATCCGGGGCGCTTTCCATATACTGACGAGCACCCTCCTCAGCCTTCTCCTCCCTCTCTCGTTCCTCGTCCTCGCCCGCCTCGCCACCGTGAAATATTACCTCTCCATATCTGATAATTCCCTTTTCTTGAACAAGACACCCACGACTACTCTCCTTCTGCTGGTCTCCGTAATAAGTGCATCCACTCTCGCCCAAGGACTGACCGGGTTCCTGAGCCAGCGCCGCTCCTCGACACGACGTCGTCATTTGTGCGCGGCGTGGAGTTTCCTCTGCTTGTTACAACTATGCGTCGGGGTAGGCGTTGAAGGGAGCGTAGCCACTGGTTTAGACGGCTCGAGTTTCGGACAAGGAAAGGGTCTGCTCTGCAGAGTGGTGTTCTTCTTGGGGCTTCATGAAACGACGCGGTTTTGGTGGAGGACCGTGGTGAAGCCGGTGGTCGATGACACGGTTTTCGGAGTTTACGTGAGGGAGGAGGAAGGATGGTTGGTGAAGGTGGCGATGGGGGTGGGCTTCGGTTGTCTTTGGTGGTGGCGAGTGAGAGATGAGGTGGAGGCGCTGGCGGCGGTGGCTGAGGTGAAGAGGGAGCTGATGATGGGGATCGGGGTTTCGGACTTTGTGGGGTGGTGGTTGTATTACATAACGGTCACAATTGGAATGGTTGGAATTGTGAAGGGTTTGATTGGGGTGTTGATGTTTTTGgtttgtaataataataattgtaaGACAAGGGAGGATTGCAACAAGCCAACTCCAAATGACGAAAAAGTTTGA
- the LOC140875420 gene encoding calvin cycle protein CP12-2, chloroplastic-like yields the protein MAAVPGVSLSTPKVFSKATESPKPDMVKFTIVPYSTISTTKFRRMYVRPVAAVPDSISGKVEESIKNAQETCSDDPVSGECAAAWDEVEELSAAASHARDRKKEADALEEFCKDNPETDECRTYDN from the coding sequence ATGGCAGCAGTACCTGGAGTGAGCCTTTCGACCCCCAAAGTATTTTCCAAGGCAACAGAGTCCCCGAAACCTGATATGGTCAAGTTTACAATAGTACCATACAGCACAATATCCACCACCAAGTTCAGGCGGATGTACGTCCGTCCCGTGGCGGCGGTGCCGGATAGTATCTCCGGGAAGGTGGAGGAGAGTATCAAGAATGCCCAGGAGACCTGTTCCGATGATCCGGTGAGCGGAGAGTGCGCTGCGGCTTGGGACGAGGTGGAGGAGTTGAGCGCGGCGGCGAGCCACGCCAGAGATAGGAAGAAGGAAGCCGATGCTTTGGAGGAATTCTGTAAGGATAACCCGGAGACCGACGAGTGCCGCACTTacgataattaa
- the LOC140887836 gene encoding bZIP transcription factor 53-like gives MASKQLLTSSSSDADERKRKRKISNRESARRSRMRKQKHLDELIAQEKQVQEENKRLRQMIDSASQMHLNFSSENNVLRAQVSELTDRLQSLNSVLHIASEVSGMAFDIPDIPDSLLEPWQLPCPVQPIPASADIFQY, from the coding sequence ATGGCTTCGAAACAGCTCCTTACTAGTTCTAGTTCAGATGCTGATGAAAGGAAAAGGAAGCGGAAGATTTCCAACAGGGAATCTGCTCGTAGATCCCGAATGAGGAAGCAGAAACACTTGGACGAGCTGATTGCTCAAGAGAAACAAGTGCAGGAGGAGAACAAAAGGCTGAGGCAGATGATCGACAGTGCCTCTCAGATGCACCTTAATTTTTCATCTGAGAATAATGTTCTGAGGGCGCAGGTTTCTGAGCTGACTGATCGTCTCCAATCCCTCAACTCTGTTCTTCATATAGCATCTGAAGTAAGCGGCATGGCCTTTGATATCCCTGATATACCGGACTCCTTGCTCGAACCGTGGCAACTACCTTGCCCTGTCCAGCCTATCCCAGCTTCTGCTGATATCTTCCAGTACTAA